The Desulfoscipio gibsoniae DSM 7213 genome contains a region encoding:
- a CDS encoding pyruvate, water dikinase regulatory protein produces MSPDCLLNWVKVVTKEAVSISAVNKQPRPVIYIISDSIGETAELVARAAASQFNGREVEIRRVPYVNEASEIPEIVEEAGQFNSLIAYTLVLPELRETLVAEAKKHQVLTVDIMSPMLDALTKLEGSQPKLEPGLVRKMDREYFRKVEAIEFAVKYDDGKDPRGILRADLVVIGVSRASKTPLCMYLAHRRIKAANVPLVPEVAPPEEIFSLARHKVIGLKISPNQLNEIRRERLKSLGLTSNADYASMERILKELEYAEKTMKKIGCPIIDVTNKAIEETASRVLEIYYRGERHGS; encoded by the coding sequence ATGTCACCAGACTGTTTGTTGAACTGGGTGAAGGTGGTTACTAAGGAGGCGGTATCCATATCCGCGGTGAATAAGCAACCAAGACCGGTAATCTATATTATATCGGATTCCATTGGTGAAACGGCCGAGTTGGTGGCTAGGGCGGCGGCCAGCCAGTTTAACGGCCGAGAGGTGGAGATTCGCCGGGTACCCTATGTTAACGAAGCATCGGAAATTCCGGAAATTGTGGAGGAAGCCGGTCAGTTTAATAGTTTGATTGCCTATACGCTGGTGCTGCCGGAGCTCAGGGAGACTCTGGTGGCAGAAGCAAAGAAACACCAAGTTTTGACGGTGGATATCATGAGTCCCATGCTGGATGCCTTAACCAAGCTGGAAGGCTCCCAGCCCAAGTTGGAACCGGGGCTGGTGCGCAAAATGGACCGTGAATACTTTCGCAAAGTGGAGGCCATTGAGTTTGCCGTTAAATACGACGATGGCAAAGACCCCCGCGGTATTCTGCGCGCGGATCTGGTGGTTATCGGGGTGAGCCGTGCTTCCAAAACGCCTTTATGTATGTACCTGGCCCATAGACGTATCAAAGCAGCCAATGTGCCGCTGGTACCGGAAGTAGCCCCGCCCGAGGAAATTTTCAGTTTGGCCCGGCACAAGGTGATTGGCCTGAAAATCAGCCCCAACCAGCTTAATGAGATCAGGCGGGAGCGGTTAAAATCTCTGGGCCTTACTTCCAATGCTGATTATGCCAGCATGGAGCGCATCCTAAAAGAATTGGAATACGCAGAAAAGACAATGAAAAAAATTGGTTGCCCAATAATTGATGTAACCAATAAAGCTATTGAAGAAACCGCCAGCCGGGTGCTGGAAATATACTACAGGGGGGAAAGGCATGGTAGTTAG
- a CDS encoding helix-turn-helix transcriptional regulator codes for MELSKRQETILEIVKKEGPITGEQIAERLGLTRATLRPDMAILTMSGLLEARPRVGYFYSGKKPGREMAEKLHQTLISDIKSVPVVVPEQCTVYDAVVTMFIEDVGTMFVVREGGLLEGVISRKDLLKTTLGGQDIHNLPVGVIMTRMPNVVYVESDASVWEAARRLIAHEVDALPVVRQVKGNDGRIDLEVVGRFSKTNVTRLFVELGEGGY; via the coding sequence ATGGAACTTAGCAAAAGGCAGGAGACTATTCTCGAGATAGTTAAAAAAGAAGGTCCCATTACCGGTGAACAAATTGCCGAGCGGCTGGGCCTCACCAGGGCCACACTGCGCCCGGATATGGCCATTTTAACCATGTCCGGCTTGCTGGAGGCCCGTCCCAGGGTAGGCTATTTTTACAGCGGCAAAAAACCCGGGCGGGAGATGGCCGAAAAGCTGCATCAAACATTGATCAGCGATATCAAGTCGGTACCCGTGGTGGTTCCTGAACAGTGTACGGTATACGATGCCGTAGTTACCATGTTCATTGAAGATGTGGGCACCATGTTTGTTGTTCGGGAGGGGGGCCTGCTGGAAGGCGTAATTTCCCGCAAGGATTTACTCAAGACCACCCTGGGCGGGCAGGATATTCACAATTTGCCCGTGGGGGTAATCATGACCAGAATGCCCAATGTTGTTTATGTGGAATCAGACGCATCGGTCTGGGAAGCTGCTCGCAGGTTAATAGCCCATGAGGTGGATGCCTTGCCGGTGGTGCGACAGGTTAAAGGAAATGACGGCCGGATAGATCTGGAAGTTGTTGGCCGATTCAGTAAAACCAATGTCACCAGACTGTTTGTTGAACTGGGTGAAGGTGGTTACTAA